The window TCGGtatcctcctctataaaatggggtcataatagcacctaccttccaagatttttgtgagaataagatgagataacatttgcaaaatgctattattattaacaatgaaaaatcttaaaacagTCTCAGTAACTAAGACTGACAACACATGTTCCATCTCATATTCAGTTCTCCACTTCAACATTAGTTCTCTGGGTCCAAGATTGGACATTCTAATGATCTGGGATATTGTAGTTGGGCTGAGGTGTGTTGGTAAGAAGGACTCTTCAATCACTCCTATTTGCCACCCCCTCTCCCCCTATTTCTGATTCATTGCTCCATGGGCTTCCTTGGATAAATATTCCTTCCTATTCTGGGACGTTTTGTAAAAAGATCCGTAATTCTTCATCTCTTCTAGCTTTGAATCCCCAGCCAGCAACAGCACACAGAAAAAATACACAGCACTAGAGctacctctttctctttccttaaaatgttttctctcttaGTTGTTTCCTCTTAACTCCATTCCCAAAATACACCCAAACTAGAAAATGCCTGTGGCTAACACTGTTTATAAAGataaagtaaatgtttaaaatgaagaaagtaagcAGACTTTCTCTGTGCCTAAGGAAATAAAGGAGATCCAGAATTAGCACCTAGGGATTTGAAATGGATGTGGGGGAGATTTCAGCAATACAACCTGTCCTGATTATTCACACCTATTTACACCTGAGCTACCCACAATCCCTTACTCCTGGAGCCTGAATCCTTATGGCATCTGCCTCTGCTCGACCTTCATCAGTTCCCTATGTCTTTTCCCTGTTTACCTTCCTCTAGCTTAGCACAAGTTCTGGCATATCATACACATTTTTAGCTGACTGATTTCAGCTCCATAAATCTTCTATATGCCTTGTTAGGAACTGGCTTCCTTTTACAATCTGACTTCTACTGACTGACAAGATCATCTCTTCAAGGTCACCCAggtctgaggtcatattttaactcaggtcctcctgacttcagggttggtgctctatccattacaccaactagcttccccatgatctattttttaaaaataaaaatcatcatgTTGATTACTTTATGGTTTAAATGAACAATTATTGTATGCTGTTTTCCTAATGTTAAATCATTCTTTCATACCTTGGATAAATCCAATTTGTCATTATGAATAAGTTTACCAAATATGTTGTGGGGACCCTTTGCTATgactttgtttaaaattttttcatcccCCTTTATCACTGAGAGTGTgctttagatttctttttctgctttatcTATTTCTGGTTTGGGTCTACTGCCATTTTTCTGGCATTTGACCTAACCTAGAGTCATCAGCTCAcatctctcttctcatttttagCAGGCATATATAAAAGAGTTCCAGAAAGTCTCTATTACATCCAACACCTCCAGAGAAGATCAATTATcatcacagaatcaaagaatttgagaattagaaggaacctcagaggccatctaatccaactcataGACAAAACATAGCCCCATTATAATACAACTTACCCAAGTGATAATCATTCAAcatctgcttgaagacttctgaAGAGGAGGAACTCAACAGCTTTTTAGACAGCACATCTGCCTTTTCACAAATTTACACTTCCTGCCTATTAAAAAGATGACCTGCAATGAATCCAGTAATGGTAGCCAGAAAATTAATACCTGCTTCCCTTCACATGGTCCCAACATAGAATCCTCCATCATGACCTTCTTTAATTTGATCACTTCTCTGTGTGGGCTTCTGGGAAATGGCATCGTCCTGTGGTTTCTCAGTTTCTACATTAAGAAAAGTCACTTTACCATCTACATCCTCAATCTGACAGTTGCTGACTTCAGCTTCCTCCTGGGACGTGTAATTTGGTACCTCGTCAAGATTCTATATGTGTATACTAGCCATCTTCTTACCAAGTGCTCCATGTTTTATATATGTCATGGAACGCTTGTATTCAATATCTTTGTGTATAACACAGGGCTGGGCTTCCTGACGGTTATCAGTGTGGAGAGGTGTCTTTCTATGCTCTATCCCCGCTGGTATAGATGTcaccatttgaaaaagaaatctcCTTCTATCTGTGCTTTCATCTGGTGCCTTTCAGTCTTCATGGCGGTCCTGGAGTTGTACTTTGAGATCTACATAGGGAACACCTACAAGACCTGGAGGTACATCATTACTATCTCTAGCTGTATACTTAACTTCCTGGTGTTCATGCCTCTGATGGTTCTATCCAGTCTGATTCTCTTTGTGAAGTCCTGGAAGCGATCCCGGCACCACCATCCTGCCAAGCTCCACATCACCATTCTGGTGACCATCCTTGTGTTCCTTTTCTTTGGCTTTCCGCAGAAGGTTTGGTTTATTGTCCATTTTGGGTTCAAAGTGGCTGTCCATAGGTCTGTCTCCATGGTTTTTGAGCTTCTCTCCTGCATCAACAGCAGCGCCAACCCTGCCATTTACTTCTTTGTTGGCAACCTctggaagaataagaaaagaaggtCCCTAAAGCTGACTCTCTTGAGAGCCTTCAAGGAGGATTTCCAAGGGAGAGGGGATAGAAGGACTCTCCCTGCCACCAGTTCAGAGACCATAGAGAGGAAGCACCCAAAGAAGTAGTCCCGAAACCACATGAGTGTGAAGACTTTCTCACCAAGGGTGAGATGCAACTTTCTAAGCCTTCAGCAAAAAAAGTCATGATTTCCCCCTTCAATACTTTTTtcctaggaaactgaggccagtaTGACATTAAATTTCCAATATGGGGgcaaagaataataacaaaaaatgaaattcacagAACTCTTccaggttttcaaagcactttacagacaGCTCATTTGAaattcacaacaaccctggaagatcaGTACTACATAGATTAtctctatttcacagatgagaaggAACCAGAGGCTCAAAGGCTTGACCAGGATTACCTAATTAGCAAATGTTAATGgtaagatttaaatccagatgtTCCTGGTTCCAAACCCAGGTCTCTGTCTATAATGCTACACTGCCCCTCAAGTATGGAACAATGGCACACCACTCAAAGTCTTGAATCCAGCAAAATATTGTGATTTCCCCCCTCCTACTAGACTATGAACAAGAACTATAgtctttaaacatttattaaattgacTAGTCAATAAATCTCAGATCAACTGCTTGTTCTGAGCTCAGTCTATGTTCAGGGTGGAGGGGTTATAGAAGTCCCTGATATATAATAGGTATTCCATGAATTTTTGCTGAAGTAATAGAACCACTGATCAGAGGTCGggagggacttcagaggccatttaacaccccccccccacatcttattttacagacaaggaaacttagGCCCAAAGAAGACTCTGAGCAATAATCCTCCTTCCCCCTGCACCTGTTTAATGTTGGGCCAAACCCAGGAACTAATTTTCTGTCCAAGATACCCTACCACATCGCTAGGATCAAACAGCAGTCCTAGCAGAGAGGGATAGGAAGCCCAAATGAGGAGTCAGGGAGCCAGGAAATTCTCAGCTGGAGGCTGAGCCAGGACTGTAGAAGAACTCATCCAGGAACATTGGGCAGATGCTCTGCTGGGGGATTTTCTCatgcccccccacacacacataacaGAGTTCTCCAGAACAATCTGGTGCCCAGATCAGAAAGACAGGAAATGATCTGCCATAATCACGCAAGGGGCCACAAAGCCAAGGAAGGAATTaatagaaaattgggaaaaacCCAAGAGAACTTCAACCAGTTGGAAAGAGGATAGCAACATGTTTGAGCCTGGAAGTGCAATCGGTTCTGGGAAGACAATCAATCTCTTCCAGGGCTTGACAAGATAAACTCAAGGGACACCAGAACAGGCTATCTGCACCATTGCCATTATTACAGTTTCCAACAGGAAGGAGCTCAAATTCCCAAGTTGGAAGGGCTGAAACCCAAGAAAAGACTAGGTCAGGATGAAAAGTGGGATGGGATTTTTCACATGAGCAAAGGGTAACAAAGAGGAAGACAGGATGGAAGCATGAGGTCCAACCAAATGGGAATGGTGTCTTGTGTCCACTCCACACATTCGTGGACTATGACACAGACTGTGGGCatctaagaaaaaaagagacgAACATGGTGATGATCTCAAGACAAAGAATAATGGACTGGAGGGCAGAGGCTCATTCCTTCTTATATGTTTCCTCAGAGCCtaatacagtgcttggcacatggtagacCCATAATAAAATTATGTTCAACTGGATTGACTGAGGCACTGTGGTCCAGGTGGTCCAGGGGATGGATTGGTGGACTCGGCGCCAGAAGTCCTACACTCAGCTCAAACACTTGCTGGCTATAGTCCTGTGGACAAGTTCTAGATTTTTATGCTTAggtctttatctgtaaaatgggggcagtGCTCTCACTACCTCACACATTTATTCTGAagctttgtttattttgtaaagtTGTCTTGAGAGTCAACCTGCCATGGTGACTAGAGTGGTTTGAAATCAGGGCCTTGAATACcaccttttttaattaaagcttttttaattttcaaaagatatgcatgaataatttttcaacattaacccttgagaagccttgggttccaattttccccttttttccccaccccctcctttagatagcaaataatccaatatatgttaaacatggtaaaatatatatgttaaatcctatatatgcatatatatttatacaactatcgtgctgcacaagaaaatcaaaccaaaaaggggaaaaaatgagaaagaaaataaaatgcaagcaaataacaacaaaaagagtgaaaatgctgtgttgtgaaccacactcagttcccaccatcctctctctgtgtgtagatgactctcttcatcacaagaccatcggaaccagtttgaatcatctcattgttgaaaagagccaaatccctcagaattgatcatcatatacttttgttgttgccgtgtacaatgctctcctggtcctgctcactcccctcagcatcatttcatgtaagtctctccagacttctctcaCATCATCcacctgatcatttcttacagaacaataatatttcataacattcatataccacaatttattcagccattctccaattgatgggcatccactcagtttccaatttctagccactacaaagagggctgccacaaacatttttgcacatacgggtccctttcccttctttaagatctctttgggatataagcccagtagtaacactgctggatcaaagggtatgtacagtttatagccctttgggcatagttccaaattgctctccagaatggttggatcagttcacaattccaccaataatgcatcagtgtcccagctcAAATACCACCTTTAAGCTATGTGTCTTTGG of the Sarcophilus harrisii chromosome 6, mSarHar1.11, whole genome shotgun sequence genome contains:
- the LOC100913288 gene encoding mas-related G-protein coupled receptor member H-like; amino-acid sequence: MTCNESSNGSQKINTCFPSHGPNIESSIMTFFNLITSLCGLLGNGIVLWFLSFYIKKSHFTIYILNLTVADFSFLLGRVIWYLVKILYVYTSHLLTKCSMFYICHGTLVFNIFVYNTGLGFLTVISVERCLSMLYPRWYRCHHLKKKSPSICAFIWCLSVFMAVLELYFEIYIGNTYKTWRYIITISSCILNFLVFMPLMVLSSLILFVKSWKRSRHHHPAKLHITILVTILVFLFFGFPQKVWFIVHFGFKVAVHRSVSMVFELLSCINSSANPAIYFFVGNLWKNKKRRSLKLTLLRAFKEDFQGRGDRRTLPATSSETIERKHPKK